TTATACAGTACACGTTTAATACAAAAGAATTTATACCTTTGCATGAACCAAGATTTCTAGGAAATGAAAAAAAGTATTTAAATGAATGTATTGATTCTACTTTCGTTTCAAGTGTAGGAAAGTATGTCGATACTTTTGAATCAGAATTTGCAAAATTTGTTGGTAGTAAATATGCAATAGCAACAGTAAATGGAACAGCGGCACTCCACATAGCACTTCTATTGGCTAATGTTACAAAAGAAGATGAGGTTATTACACAGCCGTTAACATTTATTGCAACATGTAATGCTATTAGTTATTGTGGTGCAGAACCTGTTTTTATAGATGTAGATTTAGATACAATGGGAATGAGCCCTGAATCTTTAAAAAACTTTTTAGAAGAACATTGTGAATTAAAAGATAACCGTTGTATTAACAAAACTACACAAAAAGTTATAAAAGCATGTGTCCCTATGCATACATTTGGTCACGCTTGTAGAATTAGTGAAATACAAGAGATATGTGAGCAATGGTTTATTAATTTGGTTGAAGATAGTGCAGAAAGTTTAGGAAGCTATTATAAAGGGCAGCATACGGGGACATTTGGAAAACTAGGTGCTTTTAGTTTTAATGGAAATAAAATTATTACATCGGGTGGAGGAGGAGTTATTGTTACAGATGACGAAGTACTTGCAAAACGGGCCAAGCATCTTACAACAACAGCAAAAATTCCACACCCGTTTGAATATGTACATGATGAGATAGGATATAACTATAGAATGCCTAATCTCAATGCTGCTCTGTTAGTTGCACAGCTAGAACAACTAGAAAAATTTTTAGAATCAAAAAAGAAACTTGCATCAATATATGCAGAGTTCTTTTCTTCAAAAAATAGTATTAAGTTTATTTCTGAACCAGTTGATTCGAGTTCTAATTATTGGCTGCAAGCTGTTATGATGAGTACAAAAGAAGAGAGAGATTCATTTTTAGAATTTACTAATAATAATAGTGTAATGACACGACCAATATGGAAACTTATGAATGAACTTCAGATGTTTCAATCTTGTCAAACAGATGGACTAAAGAATGCAAAGTTTTTAGAAGAACGAATCGTTAATATCCCTAGTAGTGTACGAATATGAGTAGAGAAAAAATAGTGTTAATTGGCGGTGGAGGACATTGTCATAGTGTTATTGATGTTATTGAACAAGAAAAAAAATATGATATTATTGGCATTGTTGACCAAAGGGATAACATAGGTAAAAAAGTTTTAGATTATGAGATAATTGGTTGTGATGATGATTTAGATAAAATATTTTTAACTTCTTCAAGAGCTGTTATAACAATAGGGCATATTGAATCAAATCAATTAAGAAAAAAACTCTATAAAAAGTTAAAAGCAATTGGTTTCTCACTACCTGTAGTAATTTCTCCTTTAGCCTATGTCTCTAATTATTCACAAATAGGAGAAGGGACAATTGTGATGCATCATGCATTAATAAATGCTAATGTAAAAATTGGTAAAAACTGTATAATTAATACAAAAGCTTTAATTGAACATGATGTGATTATAGAAGATAATTGTCATATCTCAACAGCTAGTGTCTTAAATGGTGGCTGTCAAGTTAAAGAAAATACTTTTTATGGTAGTAATGCTGTTTCAAAACAAACAACAGTTATAGAAGGTTTTGTAAAAGCTGGGAGTGTAATTAAATGAATCATGTATTTATCATCGCAGAAGCAGGGGTAAACCATAACGGTTCCATAGAACTTGCTAAGAAACTTATAGATGTTGCAGTTGAAGCTGGAGCAGATGCTATTAAATTTCAAACATTTAAAACAGAAAACTTAGTAAGTAAAAATGCTAAAAAAGCACAATATCAAAAGCAAACTACAGATAAAGATGAATCTCAGTTTGAGATGATCAAAAAATTGGAATTAAATGTAGACGCCCATACAGAGTTAATGACCTATTGTAAAAAGAAAAATATTATGTTTTTATCTACACCTTTTGACCATGATAGCATAGAACTTTTAAATGACATGGGATTAGATATATTTAAAATTCCAAGTGGAGAGATTACAAATTTACCATATTTAAGACATATAGGAAAACTAAATAAAAAAATTATCTTATCAACGGGTATGTCAACAATTGGTGAAATTGAAAATGCGTTGAATGTTTTAGAAAGTGCAGGAACACAAAAAGAGAGAATAACTATACTTCATGCAAATACGGAGTACCCTACGCCAATGCAAGATGTAAATCTCAAAGCAATGGTGACAATTGGAAAAACTTTTGATATACCTTATGGATATAGTGATCATACTTTAGGTATTGAGGTCCCCACAGCAGCAGTGGCAATGGGTGCGCAGTGTATAGAAAAACATTTTACTTTAGATAAAACGATGGAAGGACCTGACCATAAAGCTTCTTTAGAACCGGATGAGTTAAAGGCTATGGTAAAAGCTATTAGAAATATTGAAATAGCTCTTGGTAGTAGTGTAAAAAAACCAAGTATAAGTGAAAGTAAAAATATTGAAATTGCTAGAAAATCAATTGTTGCAAAAAAAGAGATTAAAGCAGGTGAGACTTTTAGTGAAGATAATCTGGATATAAAACGACCTGGTAATGGGATCAGTCCAATGAGATGGGATGAGATTGTTGGTTTAACAGCACAGAAAGATTATTTGGAAGATGAATTGATATGAAAAAGATTTGTGTAGTTACTGGTACAAGAGCTGAATATGGACTGTTATATTGGTTGATCAAAGCTATAGAAATAGATACTGACTTAGAATTACAGTTAATTGTTACGGGAATGCATTTAAGTCCGGAATTTGGACTCACTTTTAAAGAGATAGAAAAAGAGTTTAAAGTTAATAAGAAGATTGAGATACTATTATCATCAGATACCCCAATAGGTATTTCAAAATCGATGGGATTAGCACAAATTTCATTTGCTGAAACTTATGCTGATTTGAACCCGGATCTTATTGTTGTGTTGGGTGATCGATATGAAATCTTAAGTGCAGCTGCTACAGCAATGATAGCACGAATTCCTATTGCACATTTGCATGGTGGAGAAATTACTGAAGGGGCTTTTGATGATGCAATCAGGCACAGTATTACAAAGATGAGCCATTTACACTTTACAGCTACAGAGGAATATAAAAATAGAGTAATTCAACTTGGTGAAAAACCTGAAAATGTTTTTAACGTTGGAGGCATGGGTATTGAGAATATTAAACGATTAAAGTTATTGTCAAAAGAAGAGTTTGAAAAGTCTATAAACTTTCAGTTAAATAAACGAAATATATTAGTGACATTTCATCCTGTAACTTTAGAAAATGAAACAGCAGAGGAACAATTTAAAGAGTTGTTATCCGCTATAGACGAACTTGATAATACAAATATTATTTTTACAAAGGCCAATAGCGATACAAATGGAAGAATTATTAATAGTATGATCGATGAATATGTTTCACAACATTCTACTAAATCAATAGCTTTTACATCAATGGGACAATTAAGATATTTAAGCACATTACAATATGTAGATGCAGTAGTTGGAAATAGCTCAAGTGGATTATTGGAAGTTCCAAGTTTTCATAAAGGGACTATAAATATTGGTGAACGACAACAAGGTAGAATAAAAGCACAGAGTGTAATTGATTGTAAACCAAATAAAGAGAGTATTTTAAATGCTTTTATTCAATTAGAAAGTAAAGAGTTTCAAGATATATTACTTACTGTAAAAAATCCGTATGGTGATGGTATTGCGAGTGAAAAGATAATTAATATCTTAAAGCAAAAAGATTTAAAAAAACTATTAAAAAAATCATTTTATGATTTAGGTAAATAAATGAAAAACATAGACAGTTTAAAACTAAACATTAATTCAACTATAAAAGAAGCATTAGCAATTATAGATCAGGGAGCTTTACAAATAGCACTAGTAGTCGATGAACATGGTACATTGTTAGGAACAATAACGGATGGTGACATACGTAGAGGATTGTTAAAGGGTTTAGAGCTTGATAGCTCTATAGAAACAATTATATATAAAACACCTACAATAGCAACTATCAGCGATACAAAAGAAGAAATATTAAAAGTGGCATTATTGAAAAAGCTACATCAAATTCCAATAGTTAATGCTGAGGGAAAAGTTGTCGGTCTTAAGGAAATTGAAGAGCTTATCAAGCCGAAAACAAAGACAAACAAGGTTGTTTTAATGGTTGGTGGCTTAGGGACAAGACTACGTCCGCTTACTGAAAATGTTCCAAAACCAATGTTAAAAGTAGGTGATAAACCTATATTAGAAACTATTGTAGAAAAGTTCGCAGAGTATGGGTATATTAATATTATTATGTGTGTAAATTATAAATCACATATAATTCAAGACTATTTCGGTGATGGAAAAAAGTTTGGAGTAAATATCGAGTATGTTTTAGAAGAGCAAAGGATGGGTACAGCCGGTGCATTAAGTCTTTTAAAGGAAAAACCTACTGAACCGTTTTTTGTAATGAATGGTGATTTACTAACAAATGTAAATTTTGAACACCTTCATGATTATCATCTTTCTAATAACGCATTGGCTACTATGTGTGTAAGGGAATATGATTTTCAAGTTCCTTACGGGGTTGTTAATATTGAAGAGAGTAAAATATTATCAATAGCAGAGAAACCTGTACATAAATTTTTTGTGAGTGCAGGGATATATATGCTTTCTTCTGAAGTTTTAGAATATATTCCGAAAAACGAATTTTTTGATATGCCAACATTATTTGAAACATTAATAAGTAAAAATAAAAATGCTATCTCATTCCCTCTTCGAGAATATTGGCTTGATATTGGAAGAATTGAAGAATATAAAAAGGCCAATGAAGAGTACAATGAGGTATTTTAATGTTTTTAAATAAAACATATTTAGCAATAATACCTGCACGAGGAGGCAGTAAAAGGTTACCACGAAAAAATATTTTAGATTTAAATGGAAAACCTCTTATTACTTGGACTATTGAAGCAGGTATGAAATCTAAGTATATTGATAAAGTAGTTGTTAGTAGTGATGATGATGAAATTTTAAATAAATCAAAAGAATATGGTTCGAAAACGATAAAAAGACCTAATGAATTAGCTACTGATACATCTACAACTTTTGATACTATAAAACATACTATAGAAAACATGGAAGAGTATGATTATATAGTTTTACTTCAACCTACTAGTCCACTTAGGAATGAAAAGCATATAGATGAGGCTATAAAACTTTTAGAAGAGAAACAAGCTGATGCCGTGATCAGTGTTTGTGAATTAGACCATAGCCTCCTTTGGAGCAATACTTTACCAGAAGATAAAAATATGAGTAATTTTTTAAGAAATGAAGTGAATAATAAAAGAAGTCAGGATTTAGAAATATACTATAGAATAAATGGTGCTCTTTATATCTGTAAAACAGAAAAGCTTTTAGAAAATAAAGGTTTTTTTCTAAAAGAAAATATTTTTTCATATATTATGGAAAGAAAATACTCTATTGATATAGATGAAAAGATAGATTTTCAAATTGCACAGTTATTTATGAAGGAAATTGTATGAAGAAACATAGTTTATCTATTGTAGCTTCACCTTTACAGCTACTTAATGCTATGGAGGCTGTAAACTCTTTTTCAACTAACGAAAATATATTGTTATTAATGTACAACTCCTCTTTAAATAAGACAGATTTTCAACAAAAAATCAACCTACTCAACAAAGAAGAGTGGGATAAAATAATTTATTATGATTTAGCTAAAATAAGGAAGAAAAAACGTTTCTTTGAACAGGTGAAATTAATAAAAGAGCTAAAAAAAGACAAATATGATTATTTATTTGTTGGAGATTTAGGAACTATACAACAGGCTTTAATGGCTAATTTAACTACGAAGAATATATATTTAATAGATGATGGAACATTGACACTTTCAACTTATGATGTATTAAAAGATAAAAATTTTTTTCATAAGTTTTCTTTCTCAAAGAAACTAAAATTATTACGATATTTATTGGCAAATTTAAAGTTTAGAATCAAACAAGATATCAATTTCTTTACTATTTATAATTTAGAACCTTTACCTCATATAAGCATTAAAAAACATGATTTTTCTCATTTAAAGAATGCTAAACTGAAGTTATGTGAACAAAGTAACGATATTTATATCTTAGGTCAGAAACTAGTTGAGGTTGGTTTTATCGAAAAAGAAAAATATCTAGAGTATTTGGAAAAAATAATTAAGAGATTATTGATAGAATATACGGGAAATATTATATATATACCTCATAGAGCTGAAATAATAACAGACGATTATAAAGAGTTAGAGAATGAACGCTTTTCGATAAAGAATGACATTTCAGAAGGTCCTATTGAGATCTTTCTTCTTAAAAATGGGATATATCCATCAGTAATAGTTTCTTTTTTTTCATCTGCATTGTTTAATTTAAAGAAAATTTTTCATGAATCAACAGTACTTGCGGTCAAGATTGATAGAAATGATTTAAAAGTGCAGAATGATAGATTAGAAACTATTAATAGAAGTTATAGCCTTTTGGAAAATGCAGGTGTTGTTATTGAGAATTTTGAATAGAATTATTTTTTAAATAGAATATGATTATAATATTATTTAATTGTTGTTAATATATAAAAAATAAGATTAAGAGGATATAATTTCTTAAAAATATTTTAGTATTGGTATACGTATGGAAGAGAAAAAAGTACCGTTTTTATCTATAGTTGCTCCTTGTTACAATGAAGAAGCTGTTGTTGATATATTTTTAGAAAAAATGTTTTATATTTTAGAAAAGTTAGATAAAACATTTGAAATTGTTTTTGTAAATGATGGAAGTAAAGACAATACATTAGAAGTTTTAAAAGCGAAATCAAAAGAGTATTCAGAAGTAAGAGTTATTAACCTTTCTAGAAACTTTGGGAAAGAAGCAGCTCTTACTGCAGGGATAGATGCAAGTCTTGGAGAGACGGTTGTACCAATCGATGTTGATCTTCAGGACCCGCCGGAACTTATTTTAGACTTTGTAAAAAAATATGAAGAGGGGTACGATGTGGTAGTTGGTAAACGTGCTGATCGTACAACTGATTCTGCAGCAAAAAGAGTGAGTGCAGAGCTTTTTTATAAGATGCATAATAAAATCTCACACATCGAGATCCCTCACAATGTCGGTGATTATAGACTTATGTCAAGACGAGTTGTGGATGAGTTGAAAAAACTTCCGGAAACGCAACGTTTTATGAAAGGGATCTTCGCTTGGCTTGGGTTTAAAACTGCCGTTGTAGAGTATAAAAGAGAATCTCGTGCAGCCGGTGAAACAAGCTTTAACGGTTGGAAGTTATGGAACTTTGCACTTGACGGTATTACAAGTTTTTCAACTGCACCGCTTCGTGTTTGGCTTTATGTTGGGATAGTGCTGGCATTTATCGCATTCTTATACGGTTCGTGGATAATTTTAAAAACATTGATTTTTGGTATTGACACTCCAGGGTATGCATCAATGATTACAGTTGTCCTTTTCTTAGGCGGTATTCAGTTGATGGGGATCGGTATTTTAGGCGAGTATATTGGAAGAATCTATCTTGAATCTAAAAACAGACCTATTTACATTGTGGAGAACGAGTATTAAATCTCATATTATTCAGCTAAGTAAATACGGTATCTTCGGTATTATTGCAACGCTTATTCATTTAGGTGTTGCATCTGGAGTCATATACTTTTTTCAAGCCGGTGTATTTATAGCTAATTCAATAGCATTTTTTACTGCTTTTATGTTCTCATATATTTTTCAAACTTTATTTGTTTTTACTACAAGTTTTCAACTCAAAAAGCTTTTTCGTTTTTTCCTCGTACAGTATGGAACATTTTTATTTTCATATATACTCTCAAATATTATAGAACTTTCAAATGCTTATTTACATACTGCATTGATAGTAGTTATAATGCCATTAGTGACTTTCATCATACATAAATTTTGGACTTTTAAAGAGTTATAGGAGTAGATTTGTATTTAGAAAAAAAATTTCATACTGTACAGTTTTTACTGTTGGCATTAGGATTATTTCTTTCATTTTTTTATGCCCAGCACCAAATATTAACAGGTGATCAGACGCAGATGCTCTATAAAGGGTATATGGGTGCGTATATGGGTGAGTGGATCTCTTATGGAAATGCTGCGAGTGTTGTTGGAAACGTTCCCGGGTCTATGATCTCTTATGTTGTCGGACTTCCTGTATTGCTGTATGATTCACCTTGGTCTCCGATGGTGTTTTTAATTCTTTTACATTTGGCTTCTTATTTTCTTTTAGACAATGTGATCAAAGATGTTTTTAAAACAGATATCCGTTTAGTATTTTTGGTGATCTATTGGCTCAATCCTTGGTTTTTATTTGAAAATATTCTCTATAATCCATCGTATCTATTCTTCTTCTCGGCATTACATATCTGGAGTGCATATAAACAAAAAGATCAGAGTTCGTTTCTTTATTCTGCTTTACATGTGATCGCAATAGGATTGGCATTACAGTTTCATTACTCGTGGCTTATTCTCTCAATTCTTTCTCTTTATTTAGTGTATAGAAATATTGTGAAAGTAAATTGGTATGGAGTATTTTTTGGCGGAGCAATAATCATAATATCTCTTATCCCTTATGCGATCGAGTACCTGGACAACAAAGAGATCCGGGTGAATCAAAATGCAAAAGATTCGGGACGTTACATAGGTTGGGGCGGTGTTCATGTATACCCCGTTCTCAAAGCTATACTTTATTGGCTAAGATATGATTCTTTCATCTTCCCAAATAAATTGATAAACAGTGCCCATTTTGACTGGCTTGGTATCTCTGCAACATTACAAACAGTACTCGTGTATTTGTATAAAGCGATTGTTTTTACAATTGGGGCTGCGAGTATCTACATAGCTTTTAAAGCGAATCAACTGTTTTATAAAACGATGAAATCAAAAGTATTTAAACGAAGTTTGTCTGTTGATTCAAAAGAGGAATGGCTTTTACTTTATGTCTTTGGTGCACTTTTTGGTGTGTTTATAAGTGCGATCCTCTCACCGATTGTATTTGGGTATTGGCATCTTATT
Above is a window of Sulfurimonas marina DNA encoding:
- a CDS encoding LegC family aminotransferase, encoding MMQKIIDFIQYTFNTKEFIPLHEPRFLGNEKKYLNECIDSTFVSSVGKYVDTFESEFAKFVGSKYAIATVNGTAALHIALLLANVTKEDEVITQPLTFIATCNAISYCGAEPVFIDVDLDTMGMSPESLKNFLEEHCELKDNRCINKTTQKVIKACVPMHTFGHACRISEIQEICEQWFINLVEDSAESLGSYYKGQHTGTFGKLGAFSFNGNKIITSGGGGVIVTDDEVLAKRAKHLTTTAKIPHPFEYVHDEIGYNYRMPNLNAALLVAQLEQLEKFLESKKKLASIYAEFFSSKNSIKFISEPVDSSSNYWLQAVMMSTKEERDSFLEFTNNNSVMTRPIWKLMNELQMFQSCQTDGLKNAKFLEERIVNIPSSVRI
- a CDS encoding NeuD/PglB/VioB family sugar acetyltransferase; translation: MSREKIVLIGGGGHCHSVIDVIEQEKKYDIIGIVDQRDNIGKKVLDYEIIGCDDDLDKIFLTSSRAVITIGHIESNQLRKKLYKKLKAIGFSLPVVISPLAYVSNYSQIGEGTIVMHHALINANVKIGKNCIINTKALIEHDVIIEDNCHISTASVLNGGCQVKENTFYGSNAVSKQTTVIEGFVKAGSVIK
- the neuB gene encoding N-acetylneuraminate synthase — protein: MNHVFIIAEAGVNHNGSIELAKKLIDVAVEAGADAIKFQTFKTENLVSKNAKKAQYQKQTTDKDESQFEMIKKLELNVDAHTELMTYCKKKNIMFLSTPFDHDSIELLNDMGLDIFKIPSGEITNLPYLRHIGKLNKKIILSTGMSTIGEIENALNVLESAGTQKERITILHANTEYPTPMQDVNLKAMVTIGKTFDIPYGYSDHTLGIEVPTAAVAMGAQCIEKHFTLDKTMEGPDHKASLEPDELKAMVKAIRNIEIALGSSVKKPSISESKNIEIARKSIVAKKEIKAGETFSEDNLDIKRPGNGISPMRWDEIVGLTAQKDYLEDELI
- the neuC gene encoding UDP-N-acetylglucosamine 2-epimerase; this translates as MKKICVVTGTRAEYGLLYWLIKAIEIDTDLELQLIVTGMHLSPEFGLTFKEIEKEFKVNKKIEILLSSDTPIGISKSMGLAQISFAETYADLNPDLIVVLGDRYEILSAAATAMIARIPIAHLHGGEITEGAFDDAIRHSITKMSHLHFTATEEYKNRVIQLGEKPENVFNVGGMGIENIKRLKLLSKEEFEKSINFQLNKRNILVTFHPVTLENETAEEQFKELLSAIDELDNTNIIFTKANSDTNGRIINSMIDEYVSQHSTKSIAFTSMGQLRYLSTLQYVDAVVGNSSSGLLEVPSFHKGTINIGERQQGRIKAQSVIDCKPNKESILNAFIQLESKEFQDILLTVKNPYGDGIASEKIINILKQKDLKKLLKKSFYDLGK
- a CDS encoding nucleotidyltransferase family protein; the protein is MKNIDSLKLNINSTIKEALAIIDQGALQIALVVDEHGTLLGTITDGDIRRGLLKGLELDSSIETIIYKTPTIATISDTKEEILKVALLKKLHQIPIVNAEGKVVGLKEIEELIKPKTKTNKVVLMVGGLGTRLRPLTENVPKPMLKVGDKPILETIVEKFAEYGYINIIMCVNYKSHIIQDYFGDGKKFGVNIEYVLEEQRMGTAGALSLLKEKPTEPFFVMNGDLLTNVNFEHLHDYHLSNNALATMCVREYDFQVPYGVVNIEESKILSIAEKPVHKFFVSAGIYMLSSEVLEYIPKNEFFDMPTLFETLISKNKNAISFPLREYWLDIGRIEEYKKANEEYNEVF
- a CDS encoding cytidylyltransferase domain-containing protein, encoding MFLNKTYLAIIPARGGSKRLPRKNILDLNGKPLITWTIEAGMKSKYIDKVVVSSDDDEILNKSKEYGSKTIKRPNELATDTSTTFDTIKHTIENMEEYDYIVLLQPTSPLRNEKHIDEAIKLLEEKQADAVISVCELDHSLLWSNTLPEDKNMSNFLRNEVNNKRSQDLEIYYRINGALYICKTEKLLENKGFFLKENIFSYIMERKYSIDIDEKIDFQIAQLFMKEIV
- a CDS encoding polysialyltransferase family glycosyltransferase, producing the protein MKKHSLSIVASPLQLLNAMEAVNSFSTNENILLLMYNSSLNKTDFQQKINLLNKEEWDKIIYYDLAKIRKKKRFFEQVKLIKELKKDKYDYLFVGDLGTIQQALMANLTTKNIYLIDDGTLTLSTYDVLKDKNFFHKFSFSKKLKLLRYLLANLKFRIKQDINFFTIYNLEPLPHISIKKHDFSHLKNAKLKLCEQSNDIYILGQKLVEVGFIEKEKYLEYLEKIIKRLLIEYTGNIIYIPHRAEIITDDYKELENERFSIKNDISEGPIEIFLLKNGIYPSVIVSFFSSALFNLKKIFHESTVLAVKIDRNDLKVQNDRLETINRSYSLLENAGVVIENFE
- a CDS encoding glycosyltransferase family 2 protein — translated: MEEKKVPFLSIVAPCYNEEAVVDIFLEKMFYILEKLDKTFEIVFVNDGSKDNTLEVLKAKSKEYSEVRVINLSRNFGKEAALTAGIDASLGETVVPIDVDLQDPPELILDFVKKYEEGYDVVVGKRADRTTDSAAKRVSAELFYKMHNKISHIEIPHNVGDYRLMSRRVVDELKKLPETQRFMKGIFAWLGFKTAVVEYKRESRAAGETSFNGWKLWNFALDGITSFSTAPLRVWLYVGIVLAFIAFLYGSWIILKTLIFGIDTPGYASMITVVLFLGGIQLMGIGILGEYIGRIYLESKNRPIYIVENEY
- a CDS encoding GtrA family protein, which gives rise to MEESILNLKTDLFTLWRTSIKSHIIQLSKYGIFGIIATLIHLGVASGVIYFFQAGVFIANSIAFFTAFMFSYIFQTLFVFTTSFQLKKLFRFFLVQYGTFLFSYILSNIIELSNAYLHTALIVVIMPLVTFIIHKFWTFKEL
- a CDS encoding 3-deoxy-D-manno-octulosonic acid transferase produces the protein MYLEKKFHTVQFLLLALGLFLSFFYAQHQILTGDQTQMLYKGYMGAYMGEWISYGNAASVVGNVPGSMISYVVGLPVLLYDSPWSPMVFLILLHLASYFLLDNVIKDVFKTDIRLVFLVIYWLNPWFLFENILYNPSYLFFFSALHIWSAYKQKDQSSFLYSALHVIAIGLALQFHYSWLILSILSLYLVYRNIVKVNWYGVFFGGAIIIISLIPYAIEYLDNKEIRVNQNAKDSGRYIGWGGVHVYPVLKAILYWLRYDSFIFPNKLINSAHFDWLGISATLQTVLVYLYKAIVFTIGAASIYIAFKANQLFYKTMKSKVFKRSLSVDSKEEWLLLYVFGALFGVFISAILSPIVFGYWHLIIVFPFAIMPFLVYFKSYSEKYLNKFVIFITIYFIVVNFIGAIDSRKFSIEKDYANDVKEYVAKTIKNPS